The proteins below come from a single Halothiobacillus neapolitanus c2 genomic window:
- a CDS encoding thermonuclease family protein, with product MIWLGAFFLCLAGIFSPFVSADEQCPPPRNAISATVAYVDDGDTVRLTNGDRVRLAGIDAPEVAHPAYGNRAAKPAEPFGDASRQALMALLATSHNRLRVQYGLEPEDRYGRKLAYLYLPDGKSIQAGLVARGLAMAVYMPPNLALADCLTAIEKTARDHHVGIWSNSEYDPGIATASGIPDDVQGAAIVRGKVLSVHRSRKNVWINLEGRVALQISSRAWDQFRGIDFDHWKGRELRARGWLVHTKSRYEDWRMPIESPRSINLLGR from the coding sequence TTGATTTGGTTGGGTGCCTTTTTTCTTTGTCTTGCCGGCATATTTTCTCCATTCGTGTCGGCGGACGAGCAATGCCCACCGCCAAGAAACGCGATTTCCGCCACGGTGGCTTATGTCGATGACGGCGACACTGTTCGACTGACCAATGGCGATCGGGTGCGTCTGGCGGGTATAGATGCCCCCGAAGTGGCGCATCCTGCCTATGGTAATCGTGCGGCCAAACCGGCCGAACCCTTCGGTGATGCCAGCCGTCAGGCATTGATGGCGCTGTTGGCCACATCGCACAACCGCTTGCGTGTGCAGTATGGGCTTGAGCCCGAGGATCGTTACGGCCGCAAACTGGCCTATCTTTATCTCCCTGATGGTAAATCCATTCAGGCGGGTCTGGTCGCGCGGGGCTTGGCGATGGCGGTGTACATGCCGCCAAATCTTGCACTGGCCGATTGCCTGACTGCAATCGAGAAAACGGCCCGTGACCATCATGTCGGCATCTGGTCGAATAGCGAATATGATCCGGGTATAGCAACGGCTAGCGGCATACCGGATGACGTGCAAGGTGCGGCCATTGTGCGGGGCAAGGTGCTTTCGGTGCACCGAAGCCGCAAAAACGTATGGATCAATCTGGAAGGCCGGGTGGCATTGCAGATTTCAAGCCGTGCCTGGGATCAGTTCCGAGGCATTGATTTTGATCATTGGAAAGGGCGCGAACTGCGCGCGCGTGGCTGGCTGGTGCACACCAAAAGTCGCTATGAAGATTGGCGTATGCCGATTGAATCACCCCGCTCCATAAATCTGTTGGGGCGATAG
- a CDS encoding type B 50S ribosomal protein L31 — protein MKPDIHPNYRPVVFQDLASDFSMLTRSTIRAKETIKWTDGKEYPLVKVEVSSASHPFYTGKRMDSSTAKQVDKFRNRYGKK, from the coding sequence ATGAAACCAGACATTCATCCTAACTATCGTCCTGTTGTGTTTCAGGATTTGGCATCCGATTTTTCAATGCTGACGCGTTCTACCATTCGCGCCAAAGAGACCATCAAGTGGACCGACGGCAAAGAATACCCGTTGGTGAAGGTTGAAGTCTCCTCTGCCAGCCACCCGTTCTACACCGGTAAGCGCATGGATTCCAGCACCGCCAAGCAAGTGGATAAATTCCGTAATCGTTACGGCAAGAAGTAA
- a CDS encoding ComF family protein, with translation MNRLAGLTRFLVPAPCYLCGTASVAVDGLCARCADDLSTENRAVPHRCPQCAIQVSEAGQRCAACLRHPPSFDFSVAGQDFKTASRFLIHQFKYRKDSGVLDALMRALFSSIERAYPQRQDDSKDWPDVLIPMPIHPDRRRVRGFNQARLIADRVGNRFDLPVHGKAVMRSGSSKSQSGLSAIDRRKSLKNAFEVREHLPQHVAIVDDVMTTGSSADALAYALKRAGVGRVTVWVLARTPAPGDIPR, from the coding sequence ATGAATCGACTGGCCGGACTAACGCGGTTTCTGGTGCCTGCGCCCTGCTACCTGTGCGGAACGGCAAGTGTGGCGGTCGATGGGTTGTGCGCCCGATGTGCCGACGATTTATCGACAGAAAACAGGGCGGTGCCGCACCGTTGTCCGCAATGTGCGATTCAGGTGAGTGAAGCCGGGCAACGGTGTGCTGCGTGCTTGCGGCATCCGCCGAGTTTCGATTTTTCGGTCGCGGGGCAGGATTTTAAGACCGCAAGCCGATTTCTGATTCATCAGTTCAAATACCGTAAGGATTCGGGCGTGCTCGATGCGTTGATGCGCGCACTTTTTTCTTCTATTGAACGAGCTTATCCCCAGCGACAGGATGACTCGAAAGACTGGCCAGATGTGTTGATCCCAATGCCCATTCATCCCGATCGGCGGCGGGTTCGTGGATTCAATCAGGCACGCTTGATTGCCGACCGGGTCGGAAATCGTTTTGATTTGCCCGTTCATGGAAAGGCGGTGATGCGTTCAGGGTCGAGTAAATCTCAAAGTGGGTTATCTGCCATTGATCGCCGAAAAAGCCTGAAAAACGCCTTCGAGGTAAGGGAGCATTTGCCTCAACATGTCGCGATTGTTGACGATGTGATGACGACGGGTAGCTCGGCCGATGCGCTGGCCTATGCCCTAAAACGGGCAGGGGTGGGGCGAGTCACCGTATGGGTGTTGGCGCGAACGCCCGCACCCGGTGATATTCCCCGTTGA
- the bioB gene encoding biotin synthase BioB codes for MSTSTTPWELTQVLALFDLPFNDLMFRAHETHRAHFDANAVQISTLLSIKTGACPEDCSYCSQSSKYDTGLERERLLPLSEVRESALRAREAGATRFCMGAAWRNPTDKQLENVINMVGVVKELGMEACVTLGMLTAPQAGRLKEAGLDYYNHNIDTSPEFYGEVITTRNFQDRLDTLEHVRESGINVCSGGILGMGESREDRASFLATLANLPRAPESVPLNMLVRIPGTPMADIPTLDPIEFIRTVAVARILMPTSHVRLSAGREGMSDEAQAWCFFAGANSIFYGDKLLTTDNADQNRDRDLFDKLGIHPLIPAGFTERDDDDEDHTSPMGHCGGGCTHNHAHT; via the coding sequence TTGTCAACATCCACTACCCCATGGGAACTGACCCAAGTTCTCGCCCTGTTCGACCTGCCGTTCAACGATCTGATGTTTCGTGCGCATGAAACGCACCGCGCACATTTCGATGCCAACGCCGTTCAAATCAGCACCCTGCTTTCCATCAAGACCGGCGCCTGCCCTGAGGATTGCTCGTATTGTTCACAAAGCTCGAAATACGATACCGGGCTGGAGCGTGAACGGTTGTTGCCGTTATCGGAAGTGCGTGAATCTGCGCTGCGTGCCCGCGAAGCCGGAGCCACGCGATTTTGCATGGGTGCCGCCTGGCGCAACCCGACCGACAAGCAACTGGAAAATGTGATTAACATGGTTGGCGTCGTCAAAGAACTGGGTATGGAAGCCTGCGTCACCCTCGGCATGCTCACCGCCCCACAAGCAGGCCGCTTGAAGGAAGCCGGGCTCGATTACTACAACCACAACATCGATACCTCGCCTGAGTTTTACGGCGAAGTCATCACCACGCGCAATTTTCAGGATCGGCTCGACACCCTGGAACATGTGCGCGAGAGCGGCATCAACGTCTGCTCCGGCGGCATTCTGGGCATGGGCGAATCACGCGAGGACCGCGCCTCGTTTCTGGCCACGCTGGCCAACCTGCCCCGCGCGCCGGAATCGGTGCCGCTCAACATGCTGGTGCGCATCCCCGGCACGCCGATGGCGGACATCCCCACACTCGATCCGATCGAGTTCATCCGCACCGTCGCCGTCGCCCGCATCCTCATGCCCACCTCGCACGTGCGTCTCTCCGCCGGACGCGAAGGCATGAGCGACGAAGCACAAGCCTGGTGCTTCTTCGCCGGTGCGAACAGCATCTTCTATGGCGACAAACTTCTGACCACCGACAACGCCGATCAGAACCGCGACCGTGACCTGTTCGACAAACTCGGCATTCACCCGCTCATCCCAGCCGGATTTACCGAACGGGACGACGATGACGAAGACCACACCAGCCCCATGGGTCATTGCGGCGGCGGCTGTACCCATAACCACGCCCATACCTAA
- a CDS encoding DUF4168 domain-containing protein, with translation MRLKHTLMTLTLGAGALLLSAGTVWSAEYGTPPNGQQQGAQPQNMPPNANQAPKIGPQTVRKFKQAYDKVGAIAKEYSPKIQATHDRSKAQSLQKEAQGKMINAVKGSGLSVTKYNQIAAMMQSNPSLRQQIMGDKGSS, from the coding sequence ATGCGACTTAAACACACATTAATGACGCTCACGCTGGGCGCAGGCGCGCTGTTGCTTTCCGCCGGTACCGTTTGGAGTGCGGAATATGGCACGCCGCCCAACGGACAGCAGCAGGGCGCGCAGCCACAGAACATGCCGCCCAATGCAAACCAAGCGCCCAAAATTGGCCCGCAAACAGTGCGGAAGTTCAAGCAGGCTTATGACAAGGTGGGTGCGATCGCGAAAGAGTATTCCCCGAAGATTCAAGCGACTCATGATCGTAGCAAGGCCCAATCCCTGCAGAAAGAGGCCCAGGGCAAAATGATCAATGCGGTGAAAGGTAGTGGCCTCAGCGTTACCAAGTACAACCAGATTGCGGCCATGATGCAGAGCAACCCGTCTCTACGCCAACAAATCATGGGTGACAAAGGCAGTAGTTAG
- a CDS encoding sigma-54-dependent transcriptional regulator, with product MTETRKLGERVLIVEDNDGLCGLLEEELCDAGYVVGTATTAEAAWEQLTGGMWGVVISDLRLPGADGLTLLRQVQQLAQPPAFIMITAFGRVDQAVAALKEGADEFLVKPVDLEHLLLCVRRVSETRHLRQELARFRTLFQDSDFHGMIGRSPAMQVLYAEIKQIARASGPVLITGESGVGKELVARALHQESERINGPLVPVNCAGIPAELLESELFGHASGAFTGAQRARRGLISEADGGTLLLDEIGELPMTMQAKLLRVLQDQRVRPVGSNQEQSIDLRVIAATNRDLEAEVEAGSFREDLFYRLNTFTLKVPPLRERGDDLTVLAAHFINRFSAQLGHPINGLNNEAVRLLNAYSFPGNIRELANAMERAATFCPDSEICAAHLPETIRQATGTGLDPALTQVLLPPSGLPALDEIELRYINHVLTQVRGNKRRAATILGISRRTLYRRLGEDDGNVADGA from the coding sequence ATGACCGAGACGCGAAAACTAGGTGAACGTGTTTTGATCGTTGAGGACAACGATGGTCTGTGCGGGCTGCTTGAAGAAGAATTATGTGATGCGGGCTATGTCGTCGGCACGGCCACCACCGCTGAGGCGGCTTGGGAGCAGCTGACCGGCGGGATGTGGGGGGTAGTGATCAGTGATTTGCGTCTTCCTGGCGCAGATGGGCTGACGCTTTTGCGTCAGGTGCAGCAATTAGCGCAGCCGCCCGCGTTCATCATGATCACCGCCTTTGGCCGTGTCGATCAAGCGGTCGCGGCGCTCAAGGAGGGTGCTGATGAATTTCTCGTTAAACCGGTTGATTTAGAGCACCTGTTGCTCTGCGTGCGCCGAGTGAGCGAGACCCGCCATCTGCGTCAAGAGTTGGCACGATTCCGCACCTTGTTCCAAGACAGTGACTTTCACGGCATGATCGGCCGCAGCCCGGCGATGCAAGTACTTTATGCAGAAATCAAGCAGATCGCTCGGGCTTCGGGGCCAGTGCTAATCACGGGGGAGAGTGGGGTTGGCAAGGAGTTGGTGGCGCGCGCGTTACACCAAGAAAGTGAGCGCATCAACGGTCCCTTGGTACCTGTTAATTGCGCGGGCATACCCGCCGAGCTTCTGGAAAGCGAGTTGTTTGGCCATGCTTCGGGTGCGTTTACCGGCGCGCAAAGGGCACGTCGCGGTCTAATCAGCGAGGCCGACGGCGGCACTTTATTGCTCGATGAAATCGGCGAGCTGCCAATGACGATGCAAGCCAAGCTGTTGCGCGTGCTCCAGGATCAGCGAGTCCGCCCGGTTGGATCGAATCAGGAGCAGTCTATCGACCTTCGCGTTATCGCCGCCACCAATCGCGATCTGGAAGCTGAAGTTGAAGCTGGCAGTTTTCGTGAGGATTTGTTTTACCGGCTTAACACCTTCACCTTGAAGGTGCCGCCATTGCGCGAGCGCGGTGATGACCTGACGGTATTGGCGGCACATTTTATTAATCGATTCAGTGCACAGTTGGGGCACCCGATCAATGGGCTTAATAATGAAGCCGTGCGTCTGTTGAACGCCTATTCGTTTCCCGGAAACATCCGCGAACTGGCTAACGCCATGGAACGGGCGGCTACCTTTTGCCCGGATTCGGAAATCTGTGCGGCTCATCTGCCCGAAACGATTCGGCAGGCCACTGGCACGGGACTCGATCCGGCACTGACGCAAGTTTTGTTGCCGCCGTCAGGTTTGCCGGCTCTGGATGAGATTGAGCTGCGCTACATTAATCACGTACTCACTCAAGTACGCGGTAATAAGCGCCGCGCCGCCACCATCTTGGGCATCAGCCGCCGTACGCTTTACCGGCGACTCGGCGAAGACGATGGCAATGTCGCTGATGGCGCATGA
- a CDS encoding ATP-binding protein, producing MKAESYSLRTALMLFILLPLVLLTSLAGWYGLQGLERQVRSRMQEDIELIARAIRVPLSDAMARGREGSVARTLRSALQISRVYGAYVYDANGHQIAATGPQSPTKRRKAVQLVMKGQRQGEFERIHGKPFFSYFVPLTDSGGRITGLLQITRKGIDFQEYISEVRYQALGLLAFTAFLLAIVIFYGHHRAFGRPMRNIRDSLVLVGRGERHHRVPLQGPREIQELSLGINTMLDKLAEHADVLAEQQALQEQLALRLRQSEKMAAIGRLAAGVAHELGTPLSVIDGRAQRAMRSVADASLASALGDIRREVERVSSIIRQLMDFSRNNPLRRQSVTGDRMLRSVLAMLSDEFNRHKIDCRIEAAGQSPFFHVDRLRIEQALSNVVRNALQAADRRVRIGWFESHANKGFVVEDDGPGVDSELRQRIFEPFFTTKAVNEGTGLGLAVAHAALEAHGGYIQIDRSPDLGGARMRIVLPDQMEEV from the coding sequence ATGAAGGCTGAGTCTTACAGTCTGAGAACAGCTTTGATGCTGTTTATCCTGCTGCCTTTGGTGTTGCTCACGTCACTGGCAGGCTGGTATGGCCTGCAAGGTCTGGAGCGCCAGGTTAGATCGCGTATGCAAGAGGATATCGAATTGATCGCTCGGGCCATTCGCGTGCCGCTTAGTGATGCCATGGCACGGGGCCGTGAAGGCAGCGTCGCACGGACGCTGCGCTCAGCGCTTCAGATTAGCCGTGTTTATGGCGCTTATGTGTACGATGCCAACGGACATCAGATCGCCGCGACGGGCCCCCAAAGTCCAACCAAGCGCCGTAAGGCGGTGCAATTGGTAATGAAAGGCCAGCGTCAAGGGGAATTTGAACGCATCCATGGCAAACCATTTTTCTCCTATTTTGTTCCGCTAACCGATTCCGGAGGACGCATCACGGGATTGCTGCAAATCACCCGCAAGGGTATCGATTTTCAGGAGTACATCAGCGAGGTCCGCTATCAAGCCTTGGGGTTGCTTGCCTTCACTGCATTCTTGCTCGCGATTGTCATTTTTTACGGCCACCATCGTGCCTTCGGTCGTCCCATGCGTAATATCCGGGACAGCTTGGTTCTTGTGGGGCGGGGCGAGCGCCACCACCGTGTTCCGTTGCAAGGTCCCCGGGAGATTCAGGAATTGAGCTTGGGTATCAACACCATGCTTGACAAACTTGCCGAGCATGCCGATGTTCTCGCCGAGCAACAGGCGCTGCAGGAACAGCTTGCCCTTCGCCTGCGGCAATCGGAGAAGATGGCGGCCATTGGACGCCTCGCCGCCGGTGTCGCGCATGAACTCGGCACACCGCTGAGCGTCATTGACGGCAGAGCCCAGCGCGCTATGCGTTCTGTTGCGGATGCCTCTCTCGCTTCGGCTTTAGGTGACATACGTCGTGAAGTCGAGCGAGTGAGCTCGATCATTCGTCAACTGATGGATTTCAGCCGTAATAATCCGTTGCGCCGCCAGTCCGTGACCGGTGATCGCATGCTTCGCAGCGTGCTCGCGATGCTGAGCGACGAGTTCAACCGACACAAAATAGATTGCCGTATCGAAGCCGCCGGTCAATCCCCCTTTTTTCATGTTGATCGGCTGCGAATCGAGCAGGCACTCAGTAATGTTGTGCGAAATGCGTTACAGGCAGCTGATCGGCGGGTGCGCATTGGTTGGTTCGAGTCCCATGCAAACAAGGGGTTTGTTGTAGAAGACGATGGCCCCGGTGTGGATAGTGAATTAAGGCAGCGTATTTTTGAGCCTTTTTTTACCACTAAAGCAGTCAATGAGGGTACGGGCCTCGGTTTGGCGGTTGCCCATGCTGCTTTGGAGGCGCATGGAGGTTACATACAGATTGACCGCAGTCCCGATTTGGGAGGTGCACGCATGCGTATCGTATTGCCCGATCAGATGGAGGAAGTATGA
- a CDS encoding helix-turn-helix domain-containing protein, with amino-acid sequence MSNQRFASVWDAIEDTPEEAENMKLRSVLMTALKNHITRTEMSQAQAAKLLGVTQPRVSDLMRGKINLFALDALVNMATAAGLHIEMRVLEAA; translated from the coding sequence ATGAGCAACCAACGATTTGCCAGTGTCTGGGATGCCATCGAAGATACCCCAGAAGAAGCAGAAAACATGAAGCTGCGCTCAGTCTTGATGACGGCGCTGAAGAACCATATCACCCGTACCGAAATGAGCCAGGCGCAAGCGGCCAAGCTCCTTGGTGTCACTCAGCCGCGCGTCTCTGACCTGATGCGCGGCAAGATCAACCTGTTCGCCCTCGATGCGCTGGTGAATATGGCAACGGCTGCCGGGCTTCACATTGAAATGCGCGTGCTCGAAGCCGCCTGA
- a CDS encoding type II toxin-antitoxin system RelE/ParE family toxin → MADLKPVEFRGSALDDLRAFPFPARREAGHQLDQVQNGQDPDDWKPMSSVGKGVKEIRIRDDGGAFRVIYVAKFVDAIYVLHCFQKKTEKTAKTDLDLAEKRYRDLLKELGQ, encoded by the coding sequence ATGGCCGATTTAAAACCCGTCGAATTCCGAGGTAGTGCCCTTGATGATCTTCGTGCCTTCCCTTTTCCGGCAAGGCGTGAGGCAGGTCATCAGCTTGACCAAGTGCAGAATGGCCAAGATCCGGACGACTGGAAGCCCATGAGCAGCGTGGGCAAAGGTGTGAAAGAGATTCGGATTCGAGATGATGGTGGCGCGTTCCGGGTCATTTATGTGGCCAAGTTCGTCGATGCGATCTATGTGCTTCACTGCTTCCAGAAGAAGACGGAAAAGACCGCTAAGACCGATCTGGACTTAGCTGAAAAGCGTTACCGCGATTTGTTGAAGGAGTTAGGCCAATGA
- a CDS encoding RHS repeat-associated core domain-containing protein: MTTKFLWCGERLCEARDSSDTVLARYFTQGELHGSTIAYYAQDQVGSVVATVDPQGQVTARLSYDSYGNIIQSSGTLPDYRYAGLYVHPQSGLYLATYRAYDPKIGRWLSRDPIRELGGINLYVYVSGRVLPRFHGRL, encoded by the coding sequence GTGACCACCAAATTCCTCTGGTGCGGCGAGCGCCTCTGCGAAGCAAGGGACAGCAGTGACACCGTGCTGGCCCGCTACTTCACTCAGGGCGAACTGCATGGCAGCACGATTGCCTACTATGCTCAGGATCAAGTCGGCAGCGTAGTCGCCACGGTTGATCCGCAAGGGCAGGTTACCGCAAGGCTGAGCTACGACAGCTACGGCAACATCATTCAGAGCAGCGGCACCTTGCCGGACTACCGGTATGCCGGGTTGTACGTCCATCCGCAATCGGGCCTGTATCTGGCAACCTATCGGGCGTATGATCCGAAGATTGGACGCTGGTTGTCGCGGGATCCGATTCGGGAATTGGGTGGGATTAATCTTTATGTCTATGTTTCAGGTAGGGTTCTACCCCGTTTCCACGGACGGTTGTAA
- a CDS encoding RHS repeat-associated core domain-containing protein has translation MELTLISMAKPIAIFLMTHRDCVNTYLGRLIEVTNQQTSHTSQFAYDGLSRRISVTETDSGGTPVTTKFLWCGERICEARDNRDNVLARYYAQGERHGSTIAYYAQDQIGSVVATVDPQGQITSRLRYDSYGTLTSSSGTLPDYRYAGLYVHPQSGVYLATYRAYDPKTGRWLSRDPIRELGGINLYGYVEGNPLTKVDPYGLWSLEGSYYRIWGLSVEITGANHRVDSVSVTFGVGLGKGISFNPWGGRPDSKATPGSNSIGVTAGGGVSYGPVSAGAGWNYGGTADCNNNWHEYKGFDPLFNGSAGSDGWGFHLGGVGLEGDVHVGVQITRNY, from the coding sequence GTGGAATTAACGCTGATTAGCATGGCAAAGCCAATAGCAATCTTCTTGATGACACACAGGGACTGCGTCAACACATACCTTGGGAGGCTGATCGAGGTCACCAATCAGCAAACCAGCCACACCAGTCAGTTTGCCTACGATGGACTATCCCGCCGGATCAGTGTTACCGAGACGGACAGCGGCGGCACGCCGGTGACCACCAAATTCCTCTGGTGCGGCGAGCGCATCTGCGAAGCGCGGGACAATAGAGACAACGTACTGGCCCGCTACTATGCCCAGGGTGAACGGCATGGCAGCACGATCGCCTATTATGCTCAGGATCAGATCGGCAGCGTAGTCGCCACAGTTGATCCGCAAGGGCAAATCACCTCACGGCTGAGATACGACAGTTACGGGACGCTCACAAGTTCGAGCGGCACCTTGCCGGACTACCGGTATGCCGGGTTGTACGTCCATCCGCAATCGGGCGTGTATCTGGCAACGTATCGGGCGTATGATCCGAAAACTGGACGCTGGCTGTCGCGGGATCCGATTCGGGAATTGGGTGGGATTAATCTTTATGGGTATGTCGAGGGGAATCCGCTGACTAAGGTGGATCCTTATGGGTTGTGGTCCCTTGAGGGTTCCTATTATAGGATTTGGGGGCTTTCCGTTGAGATTACAGGGGCAAACCATCGTGTTGATTCTGTTTCAGTGACGTTTGGAGTGGGGTTGGGCAAGGGGATTAGTTTTAACCCATGGGGTGGTCGTCCCGACTCTAAGGCAACGCCAGGAAGCAATAGTATTGGTGTGACAGCAGGAGGGGGCGTAAGTTATGGGCCTGTTTCAGCTGGTGCGGGGTGGAACTATGGTGGCACAGCTGATTGTAATAACAATTGGCATGAATATAAGGGGTTTGATCCGCTCTTTAATGGTTCAGCTGGGAGTGATGGCTGGGGATTCCATCTGGGAGGGGTGGGTCTTGAGGGTGATGTGCACGTTGGTGTACAGATAACTCGTAACTATTGA